In the genome of Astatotilapia calliptera chromosome 18, fAstCal1.2, whole genome shotgun sequence, the window tgcaagacacaaaaacagaaaaaattgaAAGTGACAAATGTATTGTGCTGCAGATGTCTGTGTCAcaagttgatctggctgtaggctatGGCACCTTGCCACGGGTGGCACTAGTTGACTCAACTCCATTTGACTGTACACAAAGTAAATTGCATGCTTTTGTTGAAAACCGAAAACTACTGCTCTATAAGCTTGTTATttgcttttgaaaataaaatgttatgtgCTTTCATCTATAGGGTTAGTTATATAAGTGACTTAGTTTATAAATGTTATTAtctggctttttcagtgttttattgtttcctgAGTgcatcagtttggctgagattaaagttacagttttcacacagctgaataaacagaaaactgaacagaaatgtGAGATGATTGAGAATTTACTCcaatgtcctgttatatttgaGGGAGCAAAGAGCAGACTGCTGAATTGATTGTCTCGGTGGTGTTTAATctgcaaatttaattaaaagtttaatgaactatcatcttgtctttatttttagtgagCACATACGTTAAACACTttaagctgtaagctaatgatagttatgtAAGAGCTGGTGCAtactggtgcaataagctgtacgttttacaacaatggatgcatgatgtgattagtcgactatctcaaaaataatcgtttgtggcagccctagctgGAGTACCCAGACACACTGAGGAGCAGAACAAGCAAACTCCTGAGTCGAATTAAgaatcttcttgctgtgaggcaacagtgttaACCACCATCCCACCATGGTGATTCTATATTtttacttaagtacagtttaaataatttacatgatattaatttattattgtgACTGCAATTATTTCGTAGtttgaaaataatgaaaaacaaaacaaaatactgcAGCTTTAAGCACAAATCAgcaaacaaagtgaaacagcttttaatttgaaatttggACTCAGATCATAGTCAGGTGGTGAAAAACACTCTAAAATCCTCCATCTAAATATAATTAATGATATAATTACTTTTGGTTGTTACTGTGGCAGGTTAAAATGACAAACAGTTGCGCAACtgtgaagctgtgtgtgtgaatgtgtgtgtgaatgggtgaatgactgaatgtagtgtgaagcgctttggggtcctatggactagaaaagcgctatacaaatgcaggccatttaccaagcTGGCAGCAGCTACCTGAAAGTTTTTGTATTCTTAATTTTGCTTATAAAAGTATCAGAACTTGAGTCACTCACACGGTGCTCTTGAAACATTTGtcacatttgttcatttttaatttctcccgTTATCACTTGTCTCTTTTCAAGAATTCTCAAAACAGAATGAAGAGTAAGGATGAGGAGGTTCTCGCAGACCAACAGATCTGTAACCAGGAGAGGAGCTCCAGTCTGAAGCAGGAGGACCCAGAGCCTCCTCAGATtaaggaggaacaggaggaactcTGCACCAGTCACGAGGTTGAACACATCATGGTCTGGACCGGGCAGGAGAGGCTCAGACTGCTGGATACCATCTGGAAACCTGAAATACAGATACAAAGCAAAGGTATGTGAAACTATCAGGAAGGCAGGAACGAGTGAAGCATCAGTGATGTCTGCACTGGGAAGAAGGAAAAGTAATATCTGTTATTGTTGCTCAGTTTTCTTTTAGGAGCAGTTGACAGTCCCACAAATTGTGGTTTAATGGAAGCAGAAACGATGTCTCACAATGTCTACAAGGGGTCACTGTAGACCATAGATTTGCTTCATAGCATGTGGCTCGCAAGTTTGCTAATAGTAGGCAGTGTTGgaaaagttacttttaaaatgtattacagaatatatgtattttgtaatgtattcagAACTCGTTACTCAGTGAgtgtaatgtattctgaatagagatggcacgataccacttttttatgtctgataccgataccgatatcataaatttggatatctgccgataccgatatgaatccgatatagtgttttttaataaacaaaactgttttttaaaatatcttgctgcattttgtataagttcatactcaagtttaaaacaacaactacactaaagctattctgttatacctgtatacaaaaaaaatatttcatagttcagcaatactgatcaatctaataaacttaaacctacaccatcctccctattctggtattttaaagagtacttagcataaatattaagcaacctaactaatagggttccaactcccagcaacaacaaaaataaataaataaaaaatagggaaccacccctcacgctccacctcatgatgcttaatcgacgtaatcaaccttaatttgatgcagtgtggaaaaaaaatgcacagaaatcaattatttttcaagaaatattaaatagattcaacatctttcttcaacaaaattgcagactgcacagatggtaccttcccaaagtaaagagtactatagcttactagggtatatatattagacttaatagtcactatatacagtaattgacttctattcattttacatcaaattaaaactttgggtgtcagataattatttattaaaagctagacattttaaatgagaataagaaagaaaactatgtctttgtgcccccttttccctgttcatgccctatcggcccccctggctaaactttgctagatccgcccctgcacagttaccagcgtcagctacgtagaaaaagatcctggtgtagaaagtaatattaaatacattctaacaacagcttatcaagcttaaacgttctgctgttgttcagccgctggtttcctctttctggtgcaaagtgggccaaaagcaaaccagagagacggactcgcgacagaaaagccgatcagctgatcattaaatggtaaatggcctgtatttatatagcgctttactagtccctaaggaccccaaagcgctttacatatccagtcatccacccattcacacacacattcacacacactggtgatggcaagctacattgtaaccacagccaccctggggcgcactgacagaggcgaggctgccggacactggcgccaccgggccctctgaccaccaccagtaggcaacgggtgaagtgtcttgcccaaggacacaacgaccgagactgtccaagccggggctcgaaccggcaaccttccgattacaaggcgaactcctaactcttgagccacgatcgccccattaagcaagtaattaagtaagcttcacgattgaagtagcagccggagagcgagaggcagtcgtttgttaagcttaacgcaggaatgctttacaaacattcagagatggacttacacacttgctttacttctctcggggataactttatgggagatgaaatgccaggttgctagcgaagctccacatgctatccagaccaccgacaggtcccgcatgccacagctgctctatcacgtgacgcatactgctctgacgtgctaacgttctgaggtgagttacggcatgttgcaagttttgcgaggtgctttcgtgatatttaatggatcggattacattttttatttttctccgatatccgatccagtaatttaggtcagtatcggaccgataccgatatgtgatatcggatcggtccatctctaattctgaatactttggattacttaatatattaacatgctttttacaactacatgaattgctgtgtgatttattactattactgaaggataCTCGCCATACCAGTACCAACTAGACTTTTAAATCTTAATGTAAAATGAGTATCAGTAGGTTGGACATTAGGTACGGCTACACTTTTTGCTGGGtctcatatagaaaactattccgcacGTATATGAAACAGGTCcgtggctccgaaccgtagtaaagggaacCCCGGGGTATTCCGTTACTACCCAACACTGTTGGTAAGGCACAAATATGGCAAAACTAACAACAGTTAAacgaaaaagcaaaacagttcTTTAACCTAATTCCTAATACAGCTGGGTGTAATTGTCACAGGACAGTACAGCCACTGCTAGGAAATTAGTGCTAAATAATTTTACCAACAAAGTATGAAAAGTTTGGAATACTCTATAGATGAGACAAACAAATATTACTAATGTAGGATTCTAATTAGAActtaaactttattttcagGGGTACAGGAATAATATAAACTAAAAGGAACAAGCCGAAGTGTGTTGGTTGAGAAAGTAGAAACAATCTTGTGTCTAGTTAATGTTGAAACCTGAAAATGAGTTCATATTATGATGCTGATTGTCTTTATTTGTTAATGGATATAAAATTTCTACAGATACAAACCCAATTAAACCCAATTGGATATtgtagaagaaaaacaacaaaacaaacaaatatacaaaacatttgcttattttgaaattgaagatagcaacagaaaagtcaggACGGAGCCATGTTACCactgttttctgtcttcttttaacaacagttaGTGACCtgaggagagcagctgctgttttgagtttcttcCCATTTTTCTCTGATATAAGATTCTAGCTGTTGAACAGTCCTGGGTctccattttcatatttttcactttcatgCAAAATATTTTCAGTGGATGAAAGAAACATTTGCCATGTCTGCAGGCAGGCCAGTTCACCACCTGGACTCTACTACTACAAAGCCATGTTGTTGGAATAAATGCAGTATGTGGTTTAATATTGTCTAGCTGATGCAAGGCCTTCCCTGAAAAGCCCGTCGTCTGGATGTGAGCATTGTCGAGTTAGAAACTTGACGCCTAAGCAGCCAGTTTGATAGGAAATTCCATCAGAGAAGAAAGTTTTTGACCTGAGCACTGAGAACAAGCAAGTGATCCTCATTAATCCAAAGGATGCCATGTCCATGTtttcaaaaaaaattcaaattctgATTCGACTGACGACAATTGAGACAAAAAACctaaaatccgagtagaaaaaagttatattttttactgtaaaaaccacaaacatgtttaacaaatcatttttgaaacttaaaatgcaaatagaaattgtacatttctaaaaattatgcacacattttgcaaatatcATTGGTACATGGCACTATGTACCTAAAAATGCACACATAAGACTGAGAAGAACACCACAGGTATAAACCCTGcaggtagggctgccacaaacgattattttgatagtcgactagtcaccaattatttatgcgattagtcgactaatcagatcatcatccactggacgtaaaactacagcttattgcaccagcagcatctgctcttatatgactatcattagcttacagctttaagcttttaaggtgctaactaaagataaagacaagatgatagtttattcaattttaatgaaatttgcagattgtttcggtgaagtttaataaactccttgctatctaaaatataacaggacaccggagtatattctccagcatctcacacttctgataatcagctgtctgctttacgtttattcagctgtgtaaaaactataactttaatctcagacaaaccgatttactcaggaacaaataaaatacaaaaaaaaaaaaagccaaacaacaacatttttaatttatctaagtgactcatatatatttaacctgagtagcgaaagacggcggtgggtttgaaaacaatttgccgggaatCCGGtcttctcacggcgctagtgacctagcccccggctagctattgaGCTAgcgggtaacagacgtctccgaaaacgtcggagcgcttttgaaaatatgtggtgtcctgataaactgagcagatatttgaggtttacacagctacattctcgcctgaaaatatgttaaacgtttattttgtgacccagaaagaataatacgagtaatattaaaactaactagctgccgccattgttggaaactaagctgggccgcgctatgaattctgggacacagctgcttcttcttcttcttcttcggggtttaacggcagctggcatccttgtacgtgcagtgctgccatcttctgtttcagtccgttattacactcttaaatcctgctattattcctgcgtcttttgggatcttacaaagcttcaaacgacgcgtcgactattaaatcagtcgtctacgattttgatagtcgacgtaatcgtgactagtcgacaaatcgtggcagccctacctgCAGGTATGACAAATCTCTCACGCATCAAAACTTGCTCTCTCGCTTTCTTTCGCTCGCTCGCTCTGACTCGCcagtgtcactcctaaaacctCCACCTCTTCCCAAACAACAAAATGCCACATGTTGCCACATCATTTTCGATTGGtcaacatggtacattttttcaCTAATGGGGAAGGAAAggggtgttttgtctttttctctcacaAGATAAAAAGGAgtgtttgctagcgctgtccttaaaaaaacactgtttttacagtttcttccCACTGTAAACACTActattttattcagaaaaaaacattgtgtgtattttttatcatacGTCTGTTTTAAGTGGCctgtcaacacaatttaaaaactggtataaagtttgaagtccgcactttcgacccaagttgaaatggagactctggGTCGTTGCATCTTGTTGCTGTGTTGTCCTAAATTGGTGGTCTGATTTTTGGCGCGTCAGCACATCCGTCAACCCTCAAGCGTTGACCAAGTTGAGCATGCATTTCTATTGTTGAAAGCTAAACTTGAGACAGAAAGGcctacaaacaaacaagaccTGAAAGtcactgcagtaaaggcctggtaGAGTATTAAAAAGGAGAAAGCAAGCATCTGTATTAGAAATGaacatgatgattttttttctcacatttttatgcCGTGTTTTCATTCAACCTACTGAATTGAAGCTGAAGGTCTGCACTTAAACTGCATCTGAggggttttatttaaaattcattgtaGTAATGTACAAAATTAATATGTaagaaaatgcagcaagatcTTTTGATTTGTATGTAGCTCCCCAAACTTCAATTTATTCCGGTGTATCTAAGTGTCAGTATCACTAGCTTAACTGTTTGAATTACACTGGCGTACGTGGGCGACATGCTCATAGAGAATTTCTAATAGTTGatgagatgttttgttttgtttttttaatgttcgagtttttggtttttttcattttatgtttttgtttttgtctcttgagACTTTTCAGATCAAAAGATCTGTAAGGAGGAAGAGGTTCCTGCAGACCAACAGGTCTCTAACCATGAAAGGATCTCCAGTCTGGATCAGGAGGATCGAAAGCCTCCAGAATTTAAAGAGGAGCTGGAGGAACCCTGCACCAGTCAGGAGGGAGAGCGGCTTCTTCTAAAGGAAGAGACTAATAAATGTATGGTGACTTCTACTCATGAGGAACCTGAACCAAGCAGTGACTTTCTTTCTAACAACTGTCCTCAGCCAGAGTGGAGCCAAGGCCAGGAAGAAAGTGAGCATGTGCACTCAGGATCAACtacaaatgcaaacacaaagagGAGAAATCAGAGAAAGCAAAGTGGAGTAGAGAGCCAGCTCATGTCATATAGTCAGTGTAAGCCTGACACAAGTAGAAAGTCTGTAAAATGTGAGATTTGTGGAAAAACCTTTCAGTATAAATACAGACTGCTTAACCATCTAAGAGTCCATACAGGTGAGAAACCTTATTGCTGTAGCACATGTGGGAAAGGATTCCGTCATCTGATCCACTTAAAATCTCACATGAGaatccacacaggtgagaagccatatatttgtagcacctgtgggaaaGGCTTTCGTCACTCATCATCATCAAGAGTTCACATGAGaatccacacaggtgagaaaccttATTCTTGTAGCACTTGTGGGAAACGATTCATTCAGATTAACAGCTTAAACACTCACATTAGAacccacacaggtgagaagccacaTTCTTGTAGCGCCTGTGGGAAAAGCTTTAGTAACGCGTCAGCATTCAGAGTTCACATGAGaatccacacaggtgagaagccacaCTTGTGTAAAGTATGTGGTAAAACATTCAGTCAGGCGGCACACTTGAAAAAGCACATGAGaatccacacaggtgagaagccacaTTCTTGTAGCGCCTGTGGGAAAAGCTTTAGTAACGCGTCAGCATTCAGAGTTCACATGAGaatccacacaggtgagaagccacaCTTGTGTAAAATATGTGGTAAAACATTCAGTCAGGCGCCAAACTTGAAAAAGCACATGAGaatccacacaggtgagaagccacaTTCTTGTAGCGCCTGTGGGAAAAGCTTTAGTAACGCGTCAGCATTCAGAGTTCACATGAGaatccacacaggtgagaagccacaCTTGTGTAAAATATGTGGTAAAACATTCAGTCAGGCGGCACACTTGAAAAAGCACATGAGAATTCACAGTACATGAAAGTGTCAAAGGTGGAGCAATGTTCAAAGCGTAGCTTCACTACAATGCATGAGGGAAAAGATTACCTCATATTTAGTTCAATTTGGTATTTTATGTCCGTAACAGTAACAACTGTTTGTTACACTAATTGGTTTGTTACTATAATGAATGTTTTTCTGTACAGATAACTGTACAGATAACATGTATATATTAATTGTAGATGttagttaatattttttttacctaaaactttgttataaaaaacatttattatttttttattgcaaacatttaattCATCAGTCATTCTGGTTTTCCTACAAAGGATTTGAAATCATTCAAGTAATACCTAAGACCAAAAATCTGGAGTCATTATGGACTGGAAGTCACTTCATGTTGTGATGTTGATTTAGTTAgttgtgctttttatttatgtatattctgtagtattcattccacctcatttaatttctgtatttaatgtatataagtttagattagttatttatagttggtttacacagctttgtgtatgtatgtgtatgcatgtgtaatgTACATATAAACACGTGTGTCTATATGTAcattacacatgcatacacacacacatgtgatctggacacaagctaCGGACGCctaacttgtagaactttggcaaGTTCATCCGAGGCTTTTCAATGTgtcctcacaaaattatcacgaccacaacaaccgtgaagaGCTAGATGGACTTTGCTgctcagttatgttttcattagcaatttagaaaagttgatggtggtgtgcgtgtgtgtgtgtgtaagagagagatttacattgctgtgcttgagagccaccatctactagtgatgtgtcctgtgtgtcGAAGCTTCGAATCGTGCGTCGGGTAATCGCGGGGGCGTTTTtctgaagcgcgtatcgaggcttgctttgaTTACGTATGCAGTGATGTTCGAGGCCTCGCGGGCAGTCCGTACCACGTGACTGATTCAGGGACTGGTTCACCGGTTCGCGCCAGATTCGAAATAACATGGGcaggaaaacagctgattcCCCATCAC includes:
- the LOC113010268 gene encoding zinc finger protein 34-like isoform X2, which produces MKSKDEEVLADQQICNQERSSSLKQEDPEPPQIKEEQEELCTSHEVEHIMVWTGQERLRLLDTIWKPEIQIQSKDFSDQKICKEEEVPADQQVSNHERISSLDQEDRKPPEFKEELEEPCTSQEGERLLLKEETNKCMVTSTHEEPEPSSDFLSNNCPQPEWSQGQEESEHVHSGSTTNANTKRRNQRKQSGVESQLMSYSQCKPDTSRKSVKCEICGKTFQYKYRLLNHLRVHTGEKPYCCSTCGKGFRHLIHLKSHMRIHTGEKPYICSTCGKGFRHSSSSRVHMRIHTGEKPYSCSTCGKRFIQINSLNTHIRTHTGEKPHSCSACGKSFSNASAFRVHMRIHTGEKPHLCKICGKTFSQAPNLKKHMRIHTGEKPHSCSACGKSFSNASAFRVHMRIHTGEKPHLCKICGKTFSQAAHLKKHMRIHST
- the LOC113010268 gene encoding zinc finger protein OZF-like isoform X1, with the translated sequence MKSKDEEVLADQQICNQERSSSLKQEDPEPPQIKEEQEELCTSHEVEHIMVWTGQERLRLLDTIWKPEIQIQSKDFSDQKICKEEEVPADQQVSNHERISSLDQEDRKPPEFKEELEEPCTSQEGERLLLKEETNKCMVTSTHEEPEPSSDFLSNNCPQPEWSQGQEESEHVHSGSTTNANTKRRNQRKQSGVESQLMSYSQCKPDTSRKSVKCEICGKTFQYKYRLLNHLRVHTGEKPYCCSTCGKGFRHLIHLKSHMRIHTGEKPYICSTCGKGFRHSSSSRVHMRIHTGEKPYSCSTCGKRFIQINSLNTHIRTHTGEKPHSCSACGKSFSNASAFRVHMRIHTGEKPHLCKVCGKTFSQAAHLKKHMRIHTGEKPHSCSACGKSFSNASAFRVHMRIHTGEKPHLCKICGKTFSQAPNLKKHMRIHTGEKPHSCSACGKSFSNASAFRVHMRIHTGEKPHLCKICGKTFSQAAHLKKHMRIHST
- the LOC113010268 gene encoding zinc finger protein 34-like isoform X3, which codes for MKSKDEEVLADQQICNQERSSSLKQEDPEPPQIKEEQEELCTSHEVEHIMVWTGQERLRLLDTIWKPEIQIQSKDFSDQKICKEEEVPADQQVSNHERISSLDQEDRKPPEFKEELEEPCTSQEGERLLLKEETNKCMVTSTHEEPEPSSDFLSNNCPQPEWSQGQEESEHVHSGSTTNANTKRRNQRKQSGVESQLMSYSQCKPDTSRKSVKCEICGKTFQYKYRLLNHLRVHTGEKPYCCSTCGKGFRHLIHLKSHMRIHTGEKPYICSTCGKGFRHSSSSRVHMRIHTGEKPYSCSTCGKRFIQINSLNTHIRTHTGEKPHSCSACGKSFSNASAFRVHMRIHTGEKPHLCKVCGKTFSQAAHLKKHMRIHST